A region of the Chroicocephalus ridibundus chromosome 1, bChrRid1.1, whole genome shotgun sequence genome:
ACAGGGAAGGGATAGGGCATATCCAggcagcaaggaaaggaaaaaaacccagagttttCTGCTTCACCACTAGGCAGTTTAAAGCAGTTTTGTCTGCATGCGAAAAGTTTGGGCAATTTCCCAAGTGAGGCAGAACCTGGTCTGCAGGTTCACCGTGTTCTTTTCTGCTCACTCCAAGAAGTGGGTTTTCTCACCGTTTTCCTTAAATTCCACTTTCAATTCcataaatttaacagaaaaagtcGTCCAGAGAAGAATATGCAGCTATAAACATCATTGTGTCCATGCAGAAATGTCAATTCATCTTCATGAGTTAGGTtataatagggaaaaaaaaccaaccctactCCTCTTTAGAAAAAAGACTTCAATATCCTTACTttcattactgttattattagGCATGTACCACTTAACATAAATAAGAGGCCTCCTCAAGTTCACAAATTCGTAATGGTAGTTAGGTGCCTAAATATCTCTAAGACTCAGACTCCACTTGTGCTTGCTCTACGTGAAGCAGGAAGAAACTAAGGCTTGGAATCACATTCTCCAGTAAGGTATTCTTTCACCATGTTTGCTCATGGACTGGGCCTCTTCCCTCCACTGAGCACGCTACACTTTGTTACTGCACAGGAAATGCACTGGTTCTGACTCCAGCCACAGAGGAGTTTCTCCTAAACCTTCTTGTCCACACTAGAGAAAAAGCTTCTCCCCTACCCTTGGCTTTTGGGATGTAACAGTGAGCAGCACAGACAGCTGAGGTACAGGTGAGCTCTGTAACACAAGGCACTTGTTGAAGGCAGGTGCATTTCAAAGAAGGTTTGGAAAATTGAAGATTGAATCACTATTTCCTTTGGAAGAAACACCAGCAGGAGCTTTGTTTGTTCTAGGCCACAAGACAACTGCAAGCAAACCACGGAGATCCAGGCCACACCtgctttaaacaaacacattCTCCTCCTCAttagtcatagaatggtttaggttggaagggaccttcaagatcacctagttccaacccccctgccgtgggcagggacacctcccactagaccaggctgctcaaagccccacccagcctggccttgaacacttccagggatggggcatccacagcttccctgggcaacctgttccagtgtctcaccaccctcagagtaaagaatttcttcctgatatcgaAACtacatctaccctcttccagtttgaagccattagccctcattctatcactacatgcccttgtaaaaagtccctccacagctttcttgcaggcccccttcaggcactgtaAAGTATAAGGTccccctggggccttctcttctccaggctgaacaaccccaactctctcagcctgtccccatagcagaggtgctccagccctctatcatcttcatggccctcctctggacccgctccaacaggtccatgtcctccttatgttgggggccacacagctggacgcagtactgcaggtggggtctcaccagagcagaatagaggggcagaatcatctccctcgacctgctggccacgcttcttttgatactGCGAGCCATccccattttcctcctcttcagcgCCACCTTCGCTTCTGATTTGGCTTTGTCGGGGGGTGCACGCGGGCCCCCGGCCTGAGccctagcagcagcagcagcaccccatACCTTCTCCcggcgccgccggcggggggtTTCCGCttgccggcccccgccgccccctgcgtGCGGTGAAGCGGCGGCCCACGACGGCCGCCACGTGGGTGCGAGACCGGCCATCGccacccgcccgccccgggcctcGCTGCCCGCTTGGCTCTTCCCTACCCCGCTCCCCGATGGCTCTAGCGGGCTCTGCCCGGGCCCCCACCCGCCCCttaccgccgccgccgccgccgccgccgtccgccGTGCCGCCGCCGGGACCAGGATCCTCCTCCGCGCCGCGCTGTGCTGCGCCTCGGGCGCCTCCCGTGGCTGAAAAGAAGAGGCAGCGAGGGGGCTTCCGCCCCGCGGCGGCGATGGAGGAGCCAGGCGGCAGCGAGGTCTCGTTCTCCCCGTCCTGGCGCCGGGATGCCctgcggcggctccggcggctccggcggcggaTCTCCTCTGACCCGCTGCTGGCCCGGCTGTTGCCCGGGGACGGGTCGCCCACGTCCCGCCGGTCGGTGGTTGTGGTGAGGGGGCCGATGCCGAAGGGGAAGCCGGCGACGGACTGGAGACGCCAAGTGTGGCCGGGTGAGACAGACGGGCGAGCCGGGACGGTACCTGCGGCGAAGTCCCAGCCGTGCCCGGGAAGAGAGGGGTgaggtggggtgggcaggggaccGCCCTTCCCCCCTGAGGGCGGTACCGTGGGCATTTAGCGCTCGGGGAACTGTATTCTGCGAGGATATTTCTGTGGGATTGCGCAATTTAATACACTTGAAAATGCGGTCAGTTTTAGAGGTACCGACGCGCTGCAGTACCCAGTCGTTTCCGGGGTAGTTGCAAGGGTTTGGAACATCTTAATGAAGTAAATATATctgcatgggggttttttttgacctgAGTTTTCAGTTCCTTACACATGCTGTTTATTCCTTGACATGCgttaatatttctttctctccttagaTATGTTTTCTCACTTCTCTTTCTGGAAAAGAATTGTGGGAATTCTCATCACTGTTGCTGTGATTTTACTCTTAACATGGATTACTCTATGTAAGcaaacctatttaaaaaaaaattagctctgGAAAGAGAAATTCTCCCTTTAGTTACATTGTCTCTTCATTGCTGAGGGGTGAGAGGTATTTTCACTGGCTTTCAGCTCTCTCACACACCCTGTCATGGCAGCAGAAAGATTAGAATCccacaaaggaaaatgaaactaaATTGTGTTACGAGCTGGTCcttagtttaattttttaaactgtttgcaGGACTTCCTTGTACTGCAGCATAGCAAAATGCTGAGGAGTGGCAAAGCGTAAGCGGAGTTAGGGAGGCAGTACTGACTTTTTAATTTGATGGTTCTGGCCTAGAGAGTTATGACTGAGTACATTGAACCAGAACCTGTTTCAGGTCAAATTTTAGCTGCTTCACAGTAGATAACTAGTGTCTATATCAGCACTCTTTGTCAGAGACAGCCTTCTGCCCTGATGTTCTCGCCCGTGGTGTCCCTGGTGCAGTTGTAGCTTTGCACTTTGCACCTGCTGGAGTCTGTCTGCTGGCACGTGCCCAGCATGTGAGCATATAATCAGAGATTACTGGACACGCTGTAGCCGGTATAACTAGAAAAACTAAGACTGAGCAGAATCCTTCAGTTGTATTGTGTTCACCCATCTCCTGATTAATTCAGTGCAAGttgcagatatttttaaggtAGAAGAAGAAGGTCCAGAATGTGTAAATGTGTATATGGTTGTATTTTAAATAGGTAATGATGAGTAAGTAACACtctcttcatttcttcatttgaacAAAAGATCCACCTAAGTTACCACAGCTGGAGCCGTGCCCTGATGACTGGCTGTACTACAGGAAGAAGTGTTACTATCATTCAGACAGCAGATCCCCGGCAGATTGGAATTCCAGTCAGGAGGCCTGCTCTAACTACGGAGCTTCCCTTGCAGTGATTGGCAACCACCAAGAGCTGGTAAGATGTCCAGCGCCTTGAATTCAGTGTTATATCTGCTGCCCTAACAGTTTCTGTAACTCCCTCACTTGTTCCCTTGTATAGCTTGAAACCCAGCATACTGTGTGGCGGACTTGTTA
Encoded here:
- the LOC134525402 gene encoding C-type lectin domain family 2 member B-like — its product is MEEPGGSEVSFSPSWRRDALRRLRRLRRRISSDPLLARLLPGDGSPTSRRSVVVVRGPMPKGKPATDWRRQVWPDMFSHFSFWKRIVGILITVAVILLLTWITLYPPKLPQLEPCPDDWLYYRKKCYYHSDSRSPADWNSSQEACSNYGASLAVIGNHQELNFIMYRIRITDFWIGLRRKGNKFFWVNGESFDTNLFHVNITNDGDCVHIDSAFISTRKCSSRRNWLCTIGQFNPKTSSY